A region of Pyxidicoccus parkwaysis DNA encodes the following proteins:
- a CDS encoding serine/threonine-protein kinase produces MLRRLAVGGMGEIFLARQVGVSGFERPVILKNLLPDLLEQEGSLEMFLDEARVAGRLNHPNVVSVFEVGEWQGTFYIAMEYIEGENLGRLARAASRGGTPLPPAVCVEIIRDAALGLDHAHHATDAQGVPLELVHRDISPQNIMVRLDGVTKVVDFGVAKASNRSTRTRTGILKGKLRYMSPEQVRNTSLDGRSDQYALGVVLWELLTHRPLVESENPAEAMRRIALTPVPRPSSLVPEVPPSLEAIVMRMLAKAREQRFARCADVARALQSWLEEVPREAGQVATTIDGLVGEAVRARLKEPAEGLEGTLPRASGSSLSCPRCGQSTSGTSRFCPYCGSALAAPATPSRSDVPTASSAPEVVSESQFLGSRLLGSEDELPTVHVPGAREEPPAQRSSEVTSPVAEATSPVEETLSLAGAAAPPTVRMRGRDDTALKRKLVIVTVVVEGAEPLRRQLGAEEGLEAVGRLLDVAAATAERHEAEVVQLTETRWSFAFGLPAARRDDPMRAVRCALELPLAVAGLGLSPPPTLRIGLELDSVLVSGGRGRSPWRVAGTGLDRAAELATAAEPGEVLAGPAVRAVLEEGVRFGAARELGAGPAFRVEGFGGVVRAVAFTGRAEALAAAQALVDSARAGAGGGCLFVGAAGMGKSRLLEAVAERATRASPLRHVYASAGDLQAAGAMGLMRSVLTGLARALGPAPEGLPLQPLTALGFSAQEVSALWRRLSHGGPSGQLQAGDAAVVEALRRAAQPAGLLLLVDDVHRADAASVELLAQVLSALDSAVALVGTVAPESVPPALAPLPLFLLEGLPRPELRALLAAAFGAPPGAEVERLVAGRAHGNPSFALELMRALVERGAVQRLGGAWQATGPLDEAVLPDSLDLALGARLDLLPSFAQRFLTRAAVEGGTFSSALVQASLEGEGIGADAQEVLVADGWLVPVPERPGQFRFALELARQVLLGRLPGSALRRAHQELAEALGREAFAAEPAREVRVADHLLAAGAPGATAACERAGERLAARGEWRPASEYFRRAMGEAPAPTPGARLWQLGMLSRAVACLSQVDPAAVESLSAPWLERLPASESPQARAEVVRRMAAAELKLGRVASAEARLAEAQGAAASDAEAEAWVLGERARAREARGDLPGAVELLTQAFQRMGGRPARAQDFYWEHLNMLGRLQLRLGQPERAHTAFTRAHEQARAVGSLVGQARALSNLAGLRALGKESAAALADLERALVLAEQGGDAQEAARIHYNAGRLLGAGGRLPEARERLELARERARVAGWREGEALATQALRALEAHAPRS; encoded by the coding sequence GTGCTGCGTCGCCTCGCCGTGGGAGGCATGGGCGAAATCTTCCTCGCGCGTCAGGTGGGCGTGAGCGGGTTCGAGCGGCCCGTCATCCTCAAGAACCTGCTGCCGGACCTGCTGGAGCAGGAGGGCTCGCTGGAGATGTTCCTCGACGAGGCGCGCGTGGCCGGCCGCCTCAACCACCCCAATGTCGTCTCCGTCTTCGAGGTGGGGGAGTGGCAGGGGACCTTCTATATCGCGATGGAGTACATCGAGGGAGAGAACCTCGGGCGCCTGGCGCGCGCGGCCTCTCGCGGTGGCACGCCGCTGCCGCCGGCCGTCTGCGTGGAAATCATTCGCGACGCCGCGCTGGGGCTGGACCACGCGCACCACGCCACGGACGCGCAGGGCGTGCCGCTGGAGCTCGTGCACCGGGACATCAGCCCGCAGAACATCATGGTGCGGCTGGACGGCGTGACGAAGGTGGTGGACTTCGGCGTGGCCAAGGCGTCCAACCGCTCCACCCGCACGCGCACCGGCATCCTCAAGGGCAAGCTCCGGTACATGTCTCCCGAGCAGGTGCGGAACACCTCGCTCGATGGCCGGAGCGACCAGTACGCGCTCGGCGTGGTGCTGTGGGAGTTGCTCACCCACAGGCCGCTCGTGGAGAGCGAGAATCCCGCGGAGGCGATGCGCCGCATCGCGCTGACGCCCGTGCCCCGGCCCTCCTCGCTCGTCCCGGAGGTGCCTCCCTCGCTGGAGGCCATTGTCATGCGCATGCTGGCGAAGGCACGCGAGCAGCGCTTCGCCCGGTGCGCGGACGTGGCGCGCGCGCTCCAGTCCTGGCTGGAAGAGGTGCCCCGGGAGGCGGGCCAGGTTGCCACCACCATCGATGGGCTGGTGGGTGAGGCCGTCCGCGCCCGGCTGAAGGAGCCGGCGGAGGGGCTGGAGGGCACACTACCCCGGGCCTCGGGCTCCAGCCTGTCGTGCCCGCGTTGCGGCCAGTCCACCAGCGGGACGAGCCGCTTCTGCCCCTACTGCGGCAGCGCGCTCGCGGCCCCCGCCACGCCCTCCCGGAGCGACGTGCCCACGGCCTCGTCCGCCCCCGAGGTCGTGTCCGAGTCCCAGTTTCTGGGCTCCCGACTTCTGGGCTCCGAAGACGAGCTGCCCACGGTGCACGTGCCGGGCGCGCGCGAGGAGCCGCCTGCCCAGCGGAGCTCGGAGGTCACATCCCCGGTGGCGGAGGCCACGTCCCCGGTCGAGGAGACGCTGTCGCTGGCCGGCGCCGCGGCTCCGCCCACCGTGCGCATGCGAGGCCGCGACGACACGGCCCTCAAGCGCAAGCTCGTCATCGTCACGGTGGTGGTGGAGGGCGCCGAGCCGCTGCGGCGGCAGCTGGGCGCGGAGGAGGGACTGGAGGCGGTGGGGCGGCTGCTGGACGTGGCGGCCGCCACCGCCGAGCGCCACGAGGCGGAGGTGGTGCAGCTCACCGAGACGCGCTGGAGCTTCGCCTTCGGACTGCCGGCGGCGCGCCGGGATGACCCGATGCGTGCCGTGCGCTGCGCGCTGGAGCTGCCGCTCGCCGTCGCGGGGCTGGGACTGTCGCCGCCGCCCACGCTGCGCATCGGCCTGGAGCTGGACTCGGTCCTGGTGAGCGGGGGACGGGGGCGCTCGCCCTGGCGCGTGGCGGGGACGGGACTGGACCGCGCGGCGGAGCTCGCCACCGCGGCGGAGCCGGGCGAGGTGCTGGCCGGCCCCGCGGTGCGGGCGGTGCTGGAGGAAGGCGTGCGGTTCGGCGCGGCGCGGGAGCTCGGGGCCGGGCCCGCCTTCCGCGTGGAGGGCTTCGGCGGCGTGGTGCGGGCGGTGGCCTTCACCGGCCGCGCGGAGGCGCTGGCGGCCGCGCAGGCCCTGGTGGACTCGGCGCGAGCCGGCGCCGGTGGCGGGTGTCTCTTCGTCGGCGCGGCGGGCATGGGCAAGAGCCGCCTGCTGGAGGCCGTGGCCGAGCGCGCGACGCGGGCCTCGCCGCTGCGGCACGTGTATGCCAGCGCGGGAGACCTCCAGGCGGCCGGGGCCATGGGGCTGATGCGCTCGGTGCTCACCGGACTGGCGCGTGCGCTGGGCCCCGCGCCGGAGGGCCTGCCCCTGCAGCCCCTCACCGCGCTGGGCTTCTCCGCGCAGGAAGTCTCCGCGCTCTGGCGGCGGCTGTCCCACGGTGGGCCCTCCGGCCAGCTTCAGGCGGGGGACGCGGCGGTGGTGGAGGCCCTGCGGCGCGCCGCGCAGCCGGCCGGGCTGTTGCTGCTGGTGGACGACGTGCACCGCGCGGACGCGGCCTCCGTGGAGCTGCTGGCGCAGGTGCTGTCGGCGCTGGACTCCGCCGTCGCGCTGGTGGGCACCGTCGCGCCGGAGTCCGTGCCCCCGGCGCTCGCGCCGCTGCCCCTCTTCCTGCTGGAGGGCCTGCCCCGGCCCGAGCTGCGCGCGCTGCTGGCCGCGGCCTTCGGGGCGCCCCCGGGCGCGGAGGTGGAGCGGCTCGTCGCCGGGCGCGCGCACGGCAACCCCTCCTTCGCGCTGGAGCTGATGCGGGCCCTGGTGGAGCGCGGCGCCGTGCAGCGGCTGGGCGGCGCGTGGCAGGCCACCGGACCGCTGGACGAGGCCGTCCTTCCCGACAGCCTGGACCTCGCGCTGGGCGCGCGCCTCGACCTGCTGCCCTCCTTCGCGCAGCGCTTCCTCACCCGGGCCGCGGTGGAGGGCGGCACCTTCTCCTCGGCGCTGGTGCAGGCGTCGCTGGAGGGCGAGGGCATCGGCGCGGACGCGCAGGAGGTGCTCGTCGCGGACGGCTGGTTGGTGCCGGTGCCGGAGCGGCCCGGGCAGTTCCGCTTCGCGCTGGAGCTGGCGCGCCAGGTGCTGCTGGGGCGGCTGCCCGGGAGCGCGCTGCGCCGGGCGCACCAGGAGCTGGCGGAGGCGCTCGGGCGGGAGGCCTTCGCCGCCGAGCCCGCGCGCGAGGTGCGCGTCGCGGACCACCTGCTGGCCGCGGGCGCGCCGGGGGCCACCGCCGCATGTGAGCGGGCCGGTGAGCGGCTCGCGGCGCGGGGAGAGTGGCGCCCGGCCTCCGAGTACTTCCGGCGCGCCATGGGCGAGGCTCCCGCGCCCACGCCTGGCGCGCGGCTGTGGCAGCTCGGCATGCTGTCGCGCGCGGTGGCGTGCCTGTCGCAGGTGGACCCGGCCGCGGTGGAGTCGCTCTCGGCGCCGTGGCTGGAGCGACTGCCCGCCTCGGAGTCCCCGCAGGCGCGCGCGGAGGTGGTGCGGCGCATGGCGGCGGCGGAGCTGAAGCTGGGGCGCGTGGCCTCGGCGGAGGCGCGCCTCGCCGAGGCGCAGGGCGCGGCGGCGTCCGACGCGGAGGCGGAGGCCTGGGTGCTGGGAGAGCGCGCGCGGGCCCGCGAGGCGCGAGGAGACCTGCCCGGGGCGGTGGAGTTGCTGACGCAGGCCTTCCAGCGCATGGGCGGCCGTCCCGCGCGGGCGCAGGACTTCTACTGGGAGCACCTCAACATGCTGGGTCGGCTGCAACTGCGGCTGGGCCAGCCGGAGCGGGCGCACACGGCCTTCACCCGTGCCCACGAGCAGGCCCGCGCGGTGGGCAGCCTCGTGGGCCAGGCGCGCGCCCTCTCCAACCTCGCCGGACTGCGCGCGCTGGGGAAGGAGTCCGCCGCGGCGCTCGCCGACCTGGAGCGGGCGCTCGTCCTGGCCGAGCAGGGCGGGGACGCGCAGGAGGCGGCGCGCATCCACTACAACGCCGGGCGGCTGCTGGGCGCGGGCGGGCGTCTGCCCGAGGCCCGTGAGCGCCTGGAGCTCGCCCGCGAGCGCGCCCGCGTGGCGGGCTGGCGCGAGGGAGAGGCCCTGGCCACGCAGGCCCTCCGCGCGCTCGAGGCCCATGCGCCTCGTTCGTGA
- a CDS encoding MBL fold metallo-hydrolase: MSEPRGKAKRLMEVVPGVHHWTLSDERIGGARSDAYAVVDEDGAVVLIDPLPIDEALLRKLGKVTAIVLTAGNHQRSAWRFRKDFGAPVWAPEGAQGLEEAPDYSYVAGDTLPAGLVSFHTPGPTEAMYTLWMQQHPRAVAFISDLLTHEGRGTPEFVPSQYQDEPFRTRHSVQRILDHLPVQTVCFAHGAPIVDNGAQALRRALEQDSEVPTAPSP, from the coding sequence ATGAGCGAGCCCAGGGGCAAGGCGAAGCGGCTGATGGAGGTGGTCCCCGGCGTCCACCATTGGACCCTCTCCGATGAGCGCATCGGCGGCGCGCGCAGTGACGCATATGCGGTGGTGGACGAGGACGGTGCTGTCGTCCTCATCGACCCGCTGCCCATCGACGAGGCGCTGCTGCGCAAGCTGGGCAAGGTGACCGCCATCGTCCTCACGGCGGGCAATCACCAGCGTTCGGCGTGGCGCTTCCGCAAGGACTTCGGTGCCCCGGTGTGGGCGCCGGAGGGGGCGCAGGGACTGGAAGAGGCGCCGGACTACTCCTACGTCGCGGGAGACACGCTGCCGGCGGGGCTCGTCTCGTTCCACACGCCCGGGCCCACCGAGGCCATGTACACGCTGTGGATGCAGCAGCACCCGCGCGCCGTGGCCTTCATCTCGGACCTGCTGACGCACGAAGGCCGAGGCACGCCGGAGTTCGTCCCCAGCCAGTACCAGGACGAGCCCTTCCGCACGCGCCACAGCGTGCAGCGCATCCTCGACCACCTGCCGGTGCAGACGGTGTGCTTCGCGCACGGCGCGCCCATCGTGGACAACGGAGCCCAGGCGCTGCGCCGCGCGCTGGAGCAGGACTCGGAAGTGCCCACCGCGCCGTCGCCGTGA
- a CDS encoding lipase maturation factor family protein — protein MRGTASRPLVLFDGDCGFCRRWVARWQLNTRGRVRFEPGRWWLRMALGIRRADMKRAMQLVEPSGRVSQGAEAVFRMLAWSPRRGTRVAARLGLLPGVLHVARGIYAIVARNRRPAARVDAWLFGRKAVPHEYRLVRWAFLRLMGGTFLIAFTSLGRQVLGLYGSRGIRPIRDRLEAERVALPGWEKWQMAPSVFWLGASDKALVRGCRAGQVLSLVLLFNIAPRLTASLLWGLYLSYVAVGREFLSFQWDVLLLEMGLLSALTAPGGLRPGLGREAPSSLDVLLFRLLVFRLYFGSGLSKLQSGDETWRELTAMDHYYETAPLPTRGGWYAHHLPKSVHSATTAATLGLETALPFLTFGPRRLRQLAFWAFAGLQASIAATGNYGFFNVQSLALGLWLLDDEALRRVLPLDTRAPTRTRSWWSTGLSTALAAPVMVLGTAEVLRRFEWWPRRPERILGALGWLESRARALRSVNPYGLFSVMTVERPEILIEGSDDGENWKEYRFHYKVGDLTRPPRQVAPHQPRLDWQMWFAALGTPTSWFIAFLGRLLEGSPEVVGLLEHNPFPDRPPRMVRAVLYDYKMADMEEHRRTGVWWKRERLGLYVPPLSLSPGVQPTGRVPRLQWDAQA, from the coding sequence ATGCGTGGGACGGCCTCACGGCCGCTCGTACTCTTCGACGGGGACTGTGGCTTCTGCCGCCGCTGGGTGGCGCGGTGGCAACTCAACACGCGAGGACGCGTGCGCTTCGAGCCGGGCCGCTGGTGGCTCCGTATGGCGCTCGGCATTCGCAGGGCGGACATGAAGCGGGCCATGCAGTTGGTGGAGCCGTCCGGCCGCGTCTCCCAGGGCGCGGAGGCGGTGTTCCGGATGCTCGCCTGGTCGCCCCGCCGGGGCACGCGCGTGGCCGCGAGGCTGGGGTTGCTGCCCGGCGTGCTGCACGTGGCGCGCGGCATCTACGCCATCGTTGCCCGCAACCGGCGCCCGGCCGCGCGCGTGGACGCGTGGCTCTTCGGGCGCAAGGCGGTGCCACACGAGTACCGGCTGGTGCGCTGGGCCTTCCTCCGGCTGATGGGTGGCACGTTCCTCATCGCCTTCACGTCGCTGGGTCGGCAGGTGCTCGGGCTCTATGGCTCGCGCGGCATCCGGCCGATTCGCGACCGGCTGGAGGCGGAGCGGGTGGCGCTGCCCGGCTGGGAGAAGTGGCAGATGGCGCCGTCCGTCTTCTGGCTCGGCGCGTCCGACAAGGCGCTGGTGCGGGGCTGCCGCGCGGGACAGGTGCTCTCGCTGGTGCTGCTCTTCAACATCGCGCCGAGGCTCACCGCGTCGCTGCTGTGGGGGCTGTACCTGTCCTACGTGGCCGTGGGCCGCGAGTTCCTCTCCTTCCAGTGGGACGTCCTGCTCCTGGAGATGGGCCTGTTGTCCGCGCTCACCGCGCCGGGAGGGCTGCGGCCGGGCCTGGGCCGCGAGGCGCCTTCGTCGTTGGACGTGCTCCTCTTCCGGCTGCTCGTGTTCCGCCTCTACTTCGGCTCCGGTCTCAGCAAGCTCCAGTCGGGCGACGAGACGTGGCGCGAGCTGACGGCGATGGACCACTATTACGAGACGGCGCCGCTCCCCACGCGCGGCGGCTGGTACGCGCACCACCTGCCGAAGTCGGTGCACAGCGCCACCACGGCGGCCACGCTGGGCCTGGAGACGGCGCTGCCGTTCCTCACCTTCGGGCCTCGCAGGTTGCGGCAGCTCGCCTTCTGGGCGTTCGCCGGGTTGCAGGCCAGCATCGCGGCCACGGGCAACTACGGCTTCTTCAATGTCCAGTCGCTCGCGCTGGGGCTGTGGCTGCTGGACGACGAGGCGCTGCGGCGCGTGCTGCCGCTCGACACGCGGGCGCCCACGCGGACCCGCTCCTGGTGGAGCACGGGGCTGTCCACGGCGCTGGCCGCGCCGGTGATGGTGCTGGGCACGGCCGAGGTGCTCCGCCGCTTCGAGTGGTGGCCGCGCCGCCCGGAGCGCATCCTGGGCGCGCTGGGGTGGCTGGAGTCACGGGCGCGCGCGCTGCGCTCCGTGAATCCATATGGCCTGTTCAGCGTGATGACGGTGGAGCGGCCGGAAATCCTCATCGAGGGCTCCGACGACGGTGAGAACTGGAAGGAATACCGGTTCCACTACAAGGTCGGCGACTTGACGCGGCCGCCGAGGCAGGTGGCGCCACATCAGCCGCGTCTGGATTGGCAGATGTGGTTCGCGGCGCTCGGCACTCCGACGAGCTGGTTCATTGCCTTCCTGGGCCGGTTGCTGGAGGGCTCGCCCGAGGTGGTGGGCCTGCTGGAGCACAATCCCTTTCCAGACAGGCCGCCGCGCATGGTCCGCGCGGTGCTCTACGACTACAAGATGGCGGATATGGAGGAGCACCGGCGCACCGGCGTCTGGTGGAAGCGCGAGCGGTTGGGCCTCTACGTCCCACCGTTATCCCTGTCGCCGGGAGTCCAGCCCACGGGGCGCGTCCCCCGGCTGCAATGGGATGCACAGGCGTAA
- a CDS encoding HD-GYP domain-containing protein, whose protein sequence is MATVTTGSDKSQVGLRLMGALVRCLHTVSLHDVDNASAKESIEELGALLDGELRGQKSVELQCVGGIPFLGGIRLKLGEEHLETAVALRRYLEPLQVQEISFGTGLRREHLRGFLVAFQKHRRSPKPQAILQEKLAPVRLKDVLSTSQVLTPREVLLRYYARLVVLLKHLITTQAPVRIERFRRVLQRLAEASVGHEPLLVGLTRFRRTDVDGGQHGAAVAVLSLLMARRLGLSRAQQLDLALSGLFHDLGRGSTPLPPEQEFDRASHELLVRRGPLKTALRLLQRPLDASRLERVMAAHDCIQPAWSGPVRRPGGLAGRLLAVPCAFDLLTFPAPPHPGLAPDAALRLITHRAGTRFDPRVVRLFTTVAGFYPVGTLVRLSGGQVGVVMDVPADAAQAARPRIRVIQGAGRTRADYVVDLAEPGQRLSIVASLDSTEHDFNVPHFLFS, encoded by the coding sequence ATGGCCACGGTGACGACGGGGAGTGACAAATCGCAGGTGGGGCTGCGGCTGATGGGCGCGCTCGTGCGCTGCCTGCACACGGTGTCGCTGCACGACGTGGACAATGCCAGCGCGAAGGAGTCCATCGAGGAGCTGGGCGCGCTGCTCGACGGGGAGCTTCGGGGACAGAAGTCGGTGGAGCTGCAGTGCGTGGGCGGCATCCCCTTCCTCGGCGGCATCCGCCTGAAGCTGGGCGAGGAGCACCTGGAGACGGCCGTCGCGCTCCGCCGCTACCTCGAGCCGCTCCAGGTGCAGGAAATCTCCTTCGGTACAGGGCTCCGCCGGGAACACCTGCGCGGCTTCCTGGTGGCCTTCCAGAAGCACCGGCGCAGCCCGAAGCCGCAGGCCATCCTCCAGGAGAAGCTGGCCCCGGTGCGACTGAAGGACGTGCTCTCCACGTCCCAGGTGCTCACGCCGCGCGAGGTGCTGCTGCGCTACTACGCGCGGCTCGTGGTGCTGCTCAAGCACCTCATCACCACGCAGGCGCCGGTGCGCATCGAGCGCTTCCGCCGCGTCCTCCAGCGGCTGGCCGAGGCCTCCGTGGGACACGAGCCGCTGCTGGTGGGCCTCACGCGCTTCCGCCGCACGGACGTGGACGGTGGGCAGCACGGCGCGGCGGTGGCGGTGCTCAGCCTGTTGATGGCGCGCCGGCTGGGGCTGTCCCGCGCGCAGCAACTGGACCTGGCCCTGAGCGGGTTGTTCCATGACCTGGGGCGGGGGAGCACGCCGCTTCCTCCCGAGCAGGAGTTCGACCGCGCCTCGCACGAGCTGCTGGTGCGGCGGGGCCCGTTGAAGACGGCGCTGCGGCTGCTCCAGCGGCCGTTGGACGCGAGCCGGCTCGAGCGCGTCATGGCCGCGCATGACTGCATCCAGCCCGCGTGGAGCGGCCCGGTGCGCCGGCCCGGAGGGCTGGCGGGGAGGCTGCTCGCGGTGCCGTGTGCGTTCGACCTGCTGACCTTCCCGGCCCCACCCCACCCGGGGCTCGCGCCAGACGCGGCGCTCCGGCTCATCACCCACCGCGCCGGCACCCGCTTCGACCCCCGGGTGGTGCGCCTCTTCACCACGGTGGCGGGCTTCTACCCCGTGGGGACGCTGGTGCGGTTGTCTGGTGGCCAGGTCGGCGTGGTGATGGACGTCCCCGCGGACGCAGCCCAGGCCGCCCGGCCGCGCATCCGGGTCATCCAGGGCGCGGGCCGCACGCGGGCCGACTACGTGGTGGACCTCGCCGAGCCGGGCCAGCGCCTGTCCATCGTCGCGTCGCTCGATTCGACGGAGCACGACTTCAACGTGCCCCACTTCCTGTTCTCCTAG
- a CDS encoding dimethylarginine dimethylaminohydrolase family protein: MDLFLMSPPGRAWALRGRNNFRSREAPQVDARQARREWLALAREIEARGGTVVALPSPSELLTGMPYAAECGQVVPRKDAPPLFLLPRMMSAHRQTEREHWAPLARRMGMEVVDPGVGIWEAHGDVATFDGATLLFWGGRTTLDGLEAAARHFPGEVVRVQVREPAFHGNMAVLPLAAVDRLMVCPDVIAPDSYALLRERFGEQRLLVVTEDEIRHYATNGLPVGRDLLAPSVVQDAVRARLAMLGMRVVPLTMRELCEKGGGSSRCLVSRAEVDAASVKIPDEYRLSAVAKDIEADA; the protein is encoded by the coding sequence ATGGACCTCTTCCTCATGTCGCCCCCGGGGCGCGCGTGGGCCCTGCGCGGACGCAACAACTTCCGCAGCCGCGAAGCCCCGCAGGTCGACGCACGCCAGGCCCGGCGCGAGTGGCTCGCCCTGGCGCGGGAAATCGAGGCGCGCGGCGGCACGGTGGTGGCGCTTCCCTCTCCCTCCGAGCTGCTCACGGGAATGCCCTACGCCGCCGAGTGCGGACAGGTGGTGCCACGCAAGGACGCACCGCCGCTGTTCCTGCTGCCACGCATGATGAGCGCGCACCGCCAGACGGAGCGCGAGCACTGGGCCCCGCTGGCCCGCCGCATGGGCATGGAAGTGGTGGACCCGGGCGTGGGCATCTGGGAAGCACACGGTGACGTGGCCACCTTCGACGGCGCCACGCTGCTGTTCTGGGGCGGGCGCACCACGCTGGACGGACTGGAGGCCGCGGCACGCCACTTCCCCGGCGAAGTGGTGCGCGTGCAGGTCCGCGAGCCCGCCTTCCACGGCAACATGGCCGTGCTCCCGCTGGCCGCCGTGGACCGGCTGATGGTGTGCCCGGACGTCATCGCACCGGACTCGTACGCGCTTCTCCGCGAGCGCTTCGGTGAGCAACGGCTGCTCGTGGTGACGGAGGACGAAATCCGGCACTACGCCACCAACGGGCTGCCGGTGGGGCGTGATTTGCTCGCGCCCTCGGTGGTGCAGGACGCGGTGCGCGCGCGGCTCGCGATGCTCGGCATGCGCGTGGTGCCGCTCACCATGCGCGAGCTGTGTGAGAAGGGTGGAGGCTCCTCGCGCTGCCTCGTGTCGCGCGCGGAGGTGGACGCGGCGTCGGTGAAGATTCCGGACGAGTACCGGCTGTCGGCTGTGGCGAAGGACATCGAAGCCGATGCGTGA
- a CDS encoding HEAT repeat domain-containing protein — protein MPAPSSQSRVVAPAPGAPPPLSPEDAATEVGHALSKVLNAYRFYAEGHASLVDFQQKFFESVTRYHGATGQPAVLHVRSSAVVLGEAVLLEATSAKDSVTRPLFLEGVQEVLLQPGVTLDELRDFLGMWHRALQRTLPPEHDFYTLFWERGFEDIELVVAEVPSTQEGGPDSARDEALLAEREEQLFSELTRRQAGGGGRRRPVGHDEWLARLEAEVLAPVSAQDLVRTGAPAFAGTTEAEVAELRAALERERGGDGVLERSLRMVWELLAVCREEERPELLGWAEELLTGLAAQGRWAELLQAVREMTRDARASGTRAPDLYALTRLFLQREGLRLTLASAAERSGELSRVMELLNALPRDALLAGPELLFALEVPAARAALVKLLVSRGVALGALVSRAASLREVDLEWVQPLRESGPEAQPLTAALLAHPTPGVRAAVMSRLGLREVEAHKSVLLKALSDAVPSVRGAALALVVRHGVEAAVGTLVSRLDTALDAKERMAVLRALADLGGPAAAAALRASFEREQDTELKAHCARCIGVLGDPRARPLLEAVAQKLFAPRALRQACREALAQLAPVG, from the coding sequence ATGCCCGCCCCTTCATCCCAGTCCCGTGTCGTCGCTCCCGCTCCGGGGGCACCTCCGCCCCTCTCGCCCGAGGACGCGGCGACCGAGGTGGGGCACGCGCTGAGCAAGGTGCTCAACGCGTACCGCTTCTACGCGGAGGGGCACGCCAGCCTCGTGGACTTCCAGCAGAAGTTCTTCGAGTCGGTGACGCGCTACCACGGGGCCACGGGACAGCCCGCCGTGCTGCACGTGCGCTCGTCGGCGGTGGTGCTGGGGGAGGCGGTGCTGCTCGAGGCCACGTCCGCGAAGGACTCGGTGACGCGCCCCCTCTTCCTGGAGGGCGTGCAGGAGGTGCTCCTCCAGCCGGGCGTGACGCTGGACGAGCTGCGCGACTTCCTGGGCATGTGGCACCGGGCGCTGCAACGGACGCTGCCGCCCGAGCACGACTTCTACACGCTGTTCTGGGAGCGCGGCTTCGAGGACATCGAGCTGGTGGTGGCGGAGGTCCCCTCCACGCAGGAAGGCGGGCCCGACAGCGCTCGTGACGAGGCGCTCCTGGCCGAGCGCGAGGAGCAGCTCTTCTCGGAGCTCACCCGGCGGCAGGCGGGCGGCGGAGGACGGCGGCGGCCCGTCGGGCATGACGAGTGGCTTGCGCGCCTGGAGGCGGAGGTGCTGGCACCGGTGAGCGCGCAGGACCTGGTGCGGACCGGCGCGCCCGCCTTCGCCGGCACCACGGAAGCGGAGGTGGCGGAGCTGCGCGCGGCGCTGGAGCGGGAGCGCGGCGGGGACGGGGTGCTGGAGCGGAGCCTGCGGATGGTGTGGGAGCTGCTGGCCGTCTGCCGTGAGGAGGAGCGCCCGGAGCTGCTCGGCTGGGCGGAGGAGCTGCTCACCGGGCTCGCCGCGCAGGGGCGCTGGGCGGAGCTGCTGCAGGCGGTGCGGGAGATGACGCGCGATGCGCGGGCCAGCGGGACGCGCGCCCCGGACCTGTATGCGCTGACGCGCCTGTTCCTCCAACGGGAGGGACTGCGCCTCACGCTCGCGAGCGCGGCGGAGCGCTCCGGAGAGCTGTCCCGGGTCATGGAGCTGCTGAACGCGCTGCCCCGGGACGCGCTGCTGGCGGGCCCTGAGCTGCTCTTCGCGCTGGAGGTCCCCGCGGCGCGCGCCGCGCTGGTGAAGCTGCTGGTCAGCCGGGGCGTGGCGCTGGGAGCGCTGGTGTCCCGGGCCGCGTCGCTGCGCGAGGTGGACCTGGAGTGGGTGCAGCCGCTGCGGGAGTCCGGGCCGGAGGCGCAGCCGCTCACCGCGGCGCTGCTCGCGCACCCCACGCCGGGCGTGCGCGCGGCGGTGATGTCCCGCCTGGGCCTCCGGGAGGTGGAGGCTCACAAGTCGGTGCTGCTCAAGGCGCTGTCGGACGCGGTGCCCTCCGTGCGTGGCGCGGCGCTCGCGCTGGTGGTGAGGCACGGCGTGGAGGCCGCCGTGGGGACGCTGGTGTCGCGGCTGGACACCGCGCTGGACGCGAAGGAGCGCATGGCCGTGCTGCGGGCCCTGGCGGACCTGGGCGGCCCCGCCGCGGCGGCCGCGCTCCGCGCCTCGTTCGAGCGGGAGCAGGACACGGAGCTGAAGGCGCACTGCGCGCGCTGCATCGGCGTGCTGGGAGACCCGAGGGCCCGTCCGCTGCTGGAGGCGGTGGCCCAGAAGCTCTTCGCGCCGCGCGCGCTGAGACAGGCCTGCCGGGAGGCGCTCGCGCAACTGGCGCCCGTGGGCTGA